AAAATATGTTGAAAGTGATTGTTAGATCATAGAATTTTTACACGGATTTATACAGATTGTACTTTCAGGCTAGATTACTTCTTCAAGTCCGATCTCTTCAGAAGGGTTGGGTTACAAAACCCGCTGAAGAAAAGAGGGGGGATAGTTATAGAATTAATCCTTTTATCGCGGGATGATTCTTATTTCATATTCATTTGAGTTATGTCTGCACCATCGCTCTTAAATCGCCCATATTTCGGGCTGGATGATTGACTTGAAAGAGAAAACTACTGAATTGGGAACAATATTTAAATTTGCCTTAATTTGAATTTTTTACTGCATTTAGCTGTAAATTTAAATCATAAGGTATAAATATGCTTGATTGAATGATTAACCATCTAATTATACGTTAATTGGAATTTTATCCATAGAGGTATTGTATTATGAAAGAAAGAATCATACCAACTGCGCCAATTGAAAGAGTGATAAGGGCAGCAGGAGCCCATAGAGTAAGTGCAACAGCCAGTGCAGCCCTTGCAGAACATCTTGAAGAGTATGGTATTGAATTAGCAATACGGGCCAATAGTCTCGCCATTCATGCCAAGCGGACTACTGTGAAAGGTGAAGACATAGAAGAAGCGTTAAAACAGATGAAAAGATGAATATGGAATTTTTC
The genomic region above belongs to Methanosarcinales archaeon and contains:
- a CDS encoding histone family protein, producing the protein MKERIIPTAPIERVIRAAGAHRVSATASAALAEHLEEYGIELAIRANSLAIHAKRTTVKGEDIEEALKQMKR